A stretch of Lathyrus oleraceus cultivar Zhongwan6 chromosome 6, CAAS_Psat_ZW6_1.0, whole genome shotgun sequence DNA encodes these proteins:
- the LOC127094867 gene encoding uncharacterized protein LOC127094867 yields the protein MPCFIGPLQIMKKVGEVDYRVALLLFLSNIHDIFHVSQLMKYIPDLSHVIQVEDVHVRENLTVETSPLIVEDREVKHLRGGYYVWYKFLACWGILGSKRLELPLKFHRESCFLPSGAG from the exons ATGCCGTGTTTCATTGGTCCTTTACAGATTATGAAGAAAGTAGGAGAAGTGGACTATAGAGTTGCATTACTTCTATTTCTTTCGAATATCCATGATATatttcatgtgtctcagttgatGAAGTATATTCCTGATCTGTCTCACGTGATTCAAGTGGAGGATGTACATGTTAGAGAGAACTTGACCGTTGAGACATCTCCCTTAATAGTAGAGGATCGTGAAGTGAAACACTTAAGAG GAGGTTATTATGTGTGGTATAAATTCTTGGCGTGTTGGGGGATATTGGGAAGTAAAAGATTGGAGCTTCCACTGAAATTTCATAGAGAATCGTGTTTTCTTCCTTCTGGTGCAGGGTGA